A single region of the Eremothecium gossypii ATCC 10895 chromosome V, complete sequence genome encodes:
- the DUG2 gene encoding glutamine amidotransferase subunit DUG2 (Syntenic homolog of Saccharomyces cerevisiae YBR281C (DUG2)): MANEPPLIHLWNHPHSIISTIAFPHRKLLFAGTQDSKILCFDLCTYNLVKTIHLGEDTDNFTKTSVLGLSKSQDEKLLFSAGTDSLVRVWSIGTVPQDDSIEAKELVTIYSLMDIGDIFSLAYLDAEQTLVFGCQNASMLYVDNFMARKIPTRSAIDFDKLPHRRYNKFFDSTGPGGGGGGGGGGGGGTGGAGGGVSNLPSVRSASFISPEGNNLILQVPSENIITYAHNGFIYSICRINGRGTWLSTHFEQYATDPNVSFFVSSAGDGISKIWALLPLNSQERRVGHKVQLLTEFDNEESVFCQFVEYPFLYCGLSGGIIKIWDLNINQLVTSLKTPYAEDIMSITVYKDNVFATHKQGITRFHQGNVNFWNAHQGLVLSSEILRKSCTSNRIDRMVTGGNDGSLALWNINEWLNGTASPGGSAPTEEHSLPSGERRNSWTEYQQIQLDNDHMIATLREFISYQTVSQLPEPQNIIDSRRCANFLQNLFTKLGANHCGLIPVSTGSNPVVLAQFKGNAAAPKRILWYGHYDVISADHPSQWDNDPFTLTCENGYLKGRGVSDNKGPLLAAIFSVAELFQKGYLNNDIIFLVEGEEENGSRGFREILLASEGLLNQRWDWILFSNSYWLDQKVPCLNYGLRGVINAEITISSDEPDRHSGVDGGVYREPSADLICITSKLQADDGTIRIPHFHDAVQPVTEQERQDFRDIISRAEIDNRTTVEHLVAKWTQPSISFTKFNTSGPGNATVISQRASLVVSIRLVPPQDVRTIKQLLIDYITQSFAALRSRNHLHISILNEAEPWLGDPHNTCYEILREELHDTWGIDPLFIREGGSIPCIRFLERQLNAPAVQIPCGQSTDNAHLDNENLRIKNWYNMRAILTKVFNRL; the protein is encoded by the coding sequence ATGGCTAATGAGCCTCCCCTGATTCACTTGTGGAACCACCCCCACTCCATTATTTCAACGATAGCATTTCCGCACAGAAAGCTGCTCTTTGCGGGGACACAAGATTCAAAGATCTTGTGTTTTGATCTTTGCACGTACAATTTGGTCAAGACGATACATCTTGGAGAGGATACCGATAATTTCACGAAGACTAGTGTGTTAGGCCTCAGCAAGTCCCAAGACGAAAAGCTATTGTTTAGTGCGGGCACAGACTCGCTGGTAAGAGTGTGGTCTATAGGAACAGTGCCCCAAGATGATAGCATTGAGGCGAAGGAGCTGGTTACTATTTACTCCCTCATGGATATCGGGGACATCTTTTCCTTGGCGTATCTTGACGCGGAACAAACGCTAGTGTTCGGCTGTCAGAATGCGTCTATGCTATATGTTGACAATTTCATGGCTCGTAAGATTCCCACTCGCTCGGCCATAGACTTTGATAAACTTCCGCACAGACGGTATAACAAATTTTTTGACTCAACTGGACCAGGcggaggaggtggaggaggtggaggaggtggaggcGGCACAGGCGGCGCAGGTGGCGGCGTGAGTAATCTTCCGTCTGTCCGAAGTGCTAGCTTTATTTCACCCGAGGGTAACAACTTGATACTACAGGTGCCGTCGGAAAATATCATCACTTATGCACACAATGGCTTCATATACTCCATTTGCCGGATAAATGGCCGCGGGACGTGGCTTTCTACGCATTTCGAGCAATACGCTACTGATCCAAACGTTTCATTTTTTGTTTCAAGTGCCGGCGACGGCATCTCGAAGATATGGGCACTCTTGCCATTGAATTCACAAGAAAGAAGAGTTGGCCACAAGGTACAGCTATTGACGGAGTTTGACAATGAAGAGAGTGTGTTCTGCCAATTCGTCGAATACCCATTTTTGTATTGTGGTCTTAGCGGTGGAATCATTAAGATCTGGGATCTCAATATCAACCAACTTGTGACGTCGCTTAAAACACCATATGCGGAGGACATTATGTCCATCACCGTGTACAAGGACAATGTTTTTGCCACGCACAAGCAGGGCATTACGCGGTTCCACCAAGGGAACGTGAACTTCTGGAATGCTCACCAGGGACTCGTCTTGAGTAGCGAAATATTGCGCAAGAGCTGTACCAGTAATCGTATAGATCGGATGGTTACTGGCGGAAATGATGGGTCATTAGCGTTGTGGAATATTAACGAATGGCTGAACGGTACAGCGTCCCCGGGTGGATCAGCCCCGACCGAAGAACACTCGCTTCCCTCTGGCGAGCGCCGAAATTCTTGGACCGAGTATCAACAAATCCAGTTAGATAACGATCACATGATTGCAACACTGCGGGAATTCATTAGTTACCAGACTGTTTCCCAACTCCCAGAGCCCCAAAATATCATCGATTCGCGTAGGTGTGCGAACTTCCTGCAAAATCTCTTCACTAAGCTCGGTGCTAACCATTGTGGGCTTATACCTGTCAGTACAGGCAGCAACCCGGTGGTTCTCGCGCAGTTCAAGGGCAATGCAGCCGCGCCCAAACGCATACTATGGTATGGCCACTACGATGTGATATCCGCGGACCACCCGTCGCAGTGGGACAACGACCCCTTCACGCTCACTTGCGAAAATGGGTATCTTAAGGGAAGAGGCGTGTCTGATAACAAAGGCCCGCTGCTTGCCGCCATCTTCAGTGTAGCCGAGCTTTTCCAGAAAGGATACCTGAACAACGACATCATCTTTCTAGTCGAGGGCGAGGAAGAAAATGGCTCTCGCGGCTTCAGGGAAATTTTGCTTGCCTCCGAAGGGCTTCTCAATCAGCGGTGGGACTGGATCCTGTTCAGCAATTCCTACTGGCTGGATCAGAAGGTGCCCTGCCTCAACTATGGCCTCCGAGGCGTCATAAACGCCGAAATCACCATATCATCCGACGAGCCCGACCGCCACTCCGGTGTCGATGGCGGTGTCTATCGCGAGCCTTCGGCCGACCTCATCTGCATCACCTCGAAGTTACAGGCCGATGATGGCACTATCAGGATCCCCCACTTCCACGACGCCGTCCAGCCCGTCACCGAGCAGGAGCGCCAGGACTTCCGCGATATCATCAGCCGCGCCGAGATCGACAACCGCACCACCGTCGAGCACCTCGTAGCAAAATGGACCCAGCCCAGCATCTCCTTCACAAAGTTCAACACCAGTGGCCCCGGTAACGCCACCGTCATCTCCCAGCGTGCGAGCCTTGTCGTCTCCATCCGTCTCGTTCCGCCCCAGGACGTCCGCACGATCAAACAGCTTCTGATCGACTACATCACACAGAGCTTTGCCGCTCTCCGCTCGCGAAACCACCTGCACATCTCCATTCTCAACGAGGCCGAGCCATGGCTGGGCGACCCCCACAACACCTGCTACGAAATACTGCGCGAGGAGCTGCACGACACCTGGGGAATTGACCCACTGTTCATCCGCGAGGGTGGCTCCATTCCCTGCATCCGGTTCCTCGAGCGCCAGCTGAATGCTCCCGCCGTCCAGATCCCGTGCGGACAGTCAACGGACAATGCTCACTTGGATAACGAAAATCTACGCATCAAGAACTGGTATAACATGCGCGCCATCTTAACCAAGGTATTTAACAGACTATAG
- the UTP18 gene encoding Utp18p (Syntenic homolog of Saccharomyces cerevisiae YJL069C (UTP18)), with amino-acid sequence MVAAEAVQELPPDEEELALAKLVFGDTADFHEALRNADLNYVSSDEDVYGQESSSDDEEGTEIGHLNDDQLFFVDEGADTEGGADGEPEAMEVDQVSEESDSGEESGSSAAWSDSDDEHLNVTIGQTNMSKKLRTTYAEKELSSRQYVQRLRQQFEKIYPRPLWVDEHESESGYESSANEDSEQLVDGDVSALAKILHNTYSYKAQSSSLLSPKTLDIVRLKDANVSHPSRSAIQSLSFHPLKPLLLTGGYDRTLRIYHIDGKHNHMVSSVYLKGTPVQTCKFYVSPSHSEQMVLTGGRRRYMHTWDLMNTTAHVANISKISRMYGHEETQRSFEKFKLAHLHTQQGVHGIILLQGNNGWVNILHAVSGIWLMGCKIEGVLVDFCVDYQAQSQGKFRTILIATNTYGQVWEFDLTDGGSVMKKWNDDGGVAITTIQVGGGTSTSHILSSDKVRQNRWLALGSESGFVNVYDRQSSSAKPVATLSQLTTTISSLEFSPDGQVLCIASRAAKDALRLVHLPTCSVFSNWPTSGTPLGKVTSVAFSTHGEMLAVGNEQGKVRLWRLNHYQ; translated from the coding sequence ATGGTTGCAGCGGAGGCAGTACAGGAACTACCCCCAGATGAAGAAGAACTGGCCTTGGCTAAGCTAGTGTTTGGCGACACAGCAGACTTCCATGAAGCGCTGCGAAATGCAGACCTTAATTATGTTTCTTCAGATGAAGACGTATATGGCCAGGAGTCGTCCAGTGATGACGAAGAGGGGACTGAAATTGGTCACCTGAATGATGACCAATTGTTTTTTGTGGACGAGGGTGCAGATACCGAGGGAGGAGCAGATGGAGAACCGGAGGCCATGGAGGTGGACCAGGTTAGCGAGGAAAGCGACTCCGGAGAGGAAAGCGGTAGCAGCGCTGCATGGTCAGATTCGGATGACGAACACTTAAACGTTACAATAGGGCAAACCAATATGTCTAAGAAGCTGCGGACGACGTATGCGGAGAAAGAGCTCAGCAGTAGGCAATATGTGCAGCGCCTAAGACAGCAATTTGAGAAAATTTACCCCAGACCGCTGTGGGTTGATGAACATGAGTCGGAGAGCGGGTACGAAAGCAGCGCTAATGAGGATAGCGAGCAGCTTGTAGACGGTGACGTGAGTGCACTCGCAAAGATTCTGCACAACACCTACAGTTACAAGGCCCAAAGCAGTAGTCTCCTTTCGCCGAAGACGCTCGACATTGTTCGGCTGAAGGATGCCAACGTGTCTCACCCTTCGCGCTCTGCTATCCAGTCGCTTTCTTTTCACCCATTGAAACCACTGTTGCTGACTGGTGGGTATGACCGTACACTGAGGATTTATCACATAGATGGTAAGCACAATCACATGGTTTCCTCAGTATACCTTAAGGGGACCCCCGTTCAAACCTGTAAATTCTATGTGAGCCCCTCCCATAGCGAACAAATGGTCCTCACGGGTGGTAGGAGAAGATACATGCATACATGGGACCTCATGAACACAACTGCCCATGTCGCTAATATCAGCAAGATATCCAGAATGTATGGTCACGAGGAAACGCAACGTTCTTTTGAGAAGTTCAAGCTTGCGCATTTGCACACCCAGCAGGGAGTGCATGGGATTATACTTCTACAAGGTAACAATGGATGGGTGAATATTTTGCATGCTGTGTCGGGTATTTGGTTGATGGGCTGCAAAATTGAGGGTGTCCTGGTAGACTTTTGTGTTGACTATCAAGCGCAGTCGCAGGGTAAATTCCGCACCATTCTAATTGCTACCAACACCTATGGACAGGTGTGGGAGTTCGACCTCACGGACGGAGGCTCTGTCATGAAAAAGTGGAACGACGACGGCGGTGTGGCGATCACCACCATCCAAGTTGGTGGTGGGACGAGTACCTCTCATATCTTGTCTTCTGACAAGGTAAGGCAAAATAGGTGGCTCGCGTTGGGCAGCGAGTCAGGCTTCGTGAACGTATACGATAGGCAATCGTCGTCTGCGAAGCCTGTCGCCACGTTATCTCAGTTGACGACCACTATCTCCTCCTTAGAATTTTCTCCAGATGGGCAGGTATTGTGCATTGCCTCCAGAGCTGCAAAGGACGCGCTGCGGCTTGTCCATCTACCTACATGTTCTGTCTTCTCGAACTGGCCCACGAGCGGCACACCATTGGGGAAGGTGACCAGTGTCGCCTTTTCCACCCATGGTGAGATGCTGGCCGTGGGCAATGAACAGGGCAAAGTGAGATTATGGAGGCTGAATCATTATCAATGA